One genomic window of Fusarium verticillioides 7600 chromosome 2, whole genome shotgun sequence includes the following:
- a CDS encoding acetylornithine deacetylase, translating into MRIATVASFLASASLAIAFDWQQVLGDYDKKPSSDVIASNDDAPSYRSELLSLHKSLIETSSVSGTEHDVGVWLEGYLEKKGYTTSRQEVEPFDNTPEGKPRFNVLAWRQDGKKTFDPKVCVSSHIDVVPPHIPYGIDDGEVTKETMITGRGSVDAKGSVAAQITAVENLIEHGKIDPHKVVLLFVVGEEVKGDGMRRFSEAIETKELPYSLDAVIFGEPTELKLACGHKGMLGCDVTTKGFPGHSGYPWLGKSANELMIRAFAKVLDTDLGSSELFGNTTVNIGRFNGGVAANVIPEEAKVGLAVRVASGKQADGHVIVHDKIQAIFDEVDKDAFIFDCTHGYGPVEANCDVDGFEKITVNYGTDIPNLKGDHTRYLYGPGNILVAHGARENLTVADLETAVEGYQKLILHALKQ; encoded by the exons ATGCGCATCGCAACAGTCGCCAGTTTCCTGGCATCGGCCTCTCTGGCCATTGCTTTCGATTGGCAGCAGGTTCTTGGAGATTATGACAAAAAGCCCTCCTCCGACGTCATTGCTAGCAACGACGATGCGCCCTCGTACCGGTCCGAGCTACTGAGCTTGCACAAGTCTCTTATTGAGACGTCCTCGGTTTCTGGAACTGAACATGATGTGGGAGTTTGGCTTGAGGGGTATCTTGAGAAAAAGGGATATACTACTTCGCGTCAGGAAGTTGAGCCTTTTGATAATACGCCGGAAGGAAAGCCGAGGTTCAATGTGCTGGCTTGGcgacaagatggaaagaagactTTCGATCCCAAGGTCTGTGTGAGCAGCCACATTGACGTCGTTCCACCGCATATCCCATATGGaattgatgatggtgaggttACAAAAGAGACCATGATCACCGGCCGAGGCAGTGTGGACGCCAAGGGTAGCGTTGCTGCTCAAATCACTGCGGTTGAGAACCTTATCGAGCACGGAAAGATCGATCCCCATAAGGTCGTCCTGCTATTCGTTGTCggcgaggaggtcaagggtgATGGCATGCGCCGTTTCAGCGAGGCcatcgagaccaaggagcTTCCATACAGTCTGGACGCtgtcatctttggcgagCCTACAGAGCTTAAGCTTGCTTGCGGACACAAGGGCATGCTGGGCTGCGACGTTACCACAAAGGGCTTCCCCGGTCACAGTGGTTACCCATGGCTCGGCAAGTCAGCCAACGAGCTGATGATTCGAGCCTTTGCTAAAGTGCTCGACACCGACCTTGGTAGCAGTGAGCTGTTTGGTAACACCACTGTCAATATTGGTCGATTCAACGGTGGCGTGGCCGCTAATGTCATTCCcgaggaggccaaggttgGACTGGCTGTGCGAGTTGCGAGCGGAAAGCAGGCTGATGGACATGTCATTGTTCATGACAAGATCCAAGCCATCTTTGACGAGGTCGACAAGGATGCTTTCATCTTCGACTGCACCCACGGGTACGGACCTGTGGAAGCAAATTGCGATGTCGATG GCTTTGAGAAAATCACCGTCAACTACGGAACCGACATTCCCAACCTCAAGGGTGACCACACGAGGTACCTGTACGGCCCAGGAAACATTCTTGTTGCACATGGCGCGAGGGAGAACTTGACCgttgctgatcttgaaaCTGCCGTTGAAGGATACCAAAAGCTGATTCTTCATGCGTTGAAGCAATAA
- a CDS encoding methylthioribose-1-phosphate isomerase, with product MSSLKAVKYTRGQLQVLDQLRLPHEFHYDDVSNRTEAFDSIATMRVRGAPAIAIVAALGLAVELHNGSITASNAEDTISQIEEALDYLKESRPTAVDLTNAINQLKSTIRAVGSTATKEQVITAFIEEAEKIFEKDLQTNLSIGDHGAEWLRAQAGASSDKKISVLTHCNTGSLATSGHGTALGIIRTLQSKDLLQHAFCTETRPYNQGSRLTAFELVFENIPSTLITDSMAASLFRNRKQEKNIAAVIVGADRVVRNGDTANKIGTYQLAVLAKHHGIKFIVAAPTTSIDLETETGDGIKIEERKKEELTQVTGAVIKPDGTVDESSKVRVATADQRINVWNPAFDVTPAELIDAVVTEKGAIEKGPDGNFDFSKILPERWAKITGA from the coding sequence ATGTCTtctctcaaggctgtcaagtACACTCGGGGCCAACTCCAGGTCCTCGATCAACTCCGTCTTCCTCACGAATTTCACTACGACGATGTCTCCAACAGAACAGAGGCCTTTGACAGCATCGCAACTATGCGAGTGCGAGGTGCCCCAGCTATTGCCATCGTAGCAGCTCTCGGTCTAGCTGTTGAACTTCACAATGGAAGCATCACAGCTTCAAACGCTGAGGATACTATCTCTCAAATTGAGGAAGCTCTCGACTATCTCAAAGAAAGCCGACCTACAGCTGTCGACTTGACCAACGCTATTAACCAGCTCAAGTCCACAATAAGAGCGGTTGGAAGCACTGCTACCAAGGAGCAGGTTATCACAGCTTTCAtcgaagaggctgagaagatctttgagaaggatcTCCAGACCAACCTCTCCATTGGTGACCATGGAGCTGAGTGGCTGCGTGCCCAAGCTGGTGCCTCTTCtgacaagaagatctcggTCCTCACACACTGCAACACTGGATCCCTCGCTACATCTGGCCACGGTACTGCACTGGGAATAATTCGCACTCTTCAGTCCAAGGATCTCCTCCAGCACGCCTTCTGCACAGAGACTCGACCTTACAACCAAGGAAGCAGACTCACTGCCTttgaacttgtctttgagaacatCCCCAGCACACTCATCACTGATTCCATGGCTGCTTCACTCTTCCGCAACCgcaagcaagaaaagaacatCGCGGCTGTCATCGTTGGTGCTGACCGTGTCGTTCGCAATGGTGACACAGCTAACAAGATTGGTACCTACCAACTCGCTGTTCTTGCCAAGCACCACGGAatcaagttcatcgtcgctgctcCCACGACCAGCATTGACCTCGAGACTGAGACTGGCGATGgtatcaagattgaggagagaaagaaggaggagctcaCACAGGTCACAGGAGCTGTGATCAAACCCGATGGTACCGTCGATGAGAGCAGCAAGGTCCGCGTTGCTACCGCTGATCAGCGAATCAACGTGTGGAACCCTGCCTTCGATGTCACTCCCGCGGAGCTCATTGACGCCGTGGTCACAGAGAAAGGCGCCATTGAGAAGGGACCTGATGGCAACTTTGACTTTAGCAAGATCCTGCCTGAGCGCTGGGCCAAAATCACTGGTGCATAA